The DNA region CTTTTCAGATCTGATCCCAGATCGTCCTGGACAGATCGTCAGTATACAGATACCAAACAATGAGCAGCACTAGGCGCAAGAGTGAATATTTTGATTGCAATCTACAGCAAGAACACAGTGTTAGAACAGGAAATGTTAGATATTTACTTGCTCTAATTTTACTCCAGACTCCCTTATATTCAAATATCCATGTAAGACTTAACATCTTGATGGTAGACTACATGACTAATGGTGAACTTTTGCTAAAACGTTTTAAATCTAGATCCAATCACAGATGCCTTGGAAAGACTTCCTGGAATTAGAAATATCTTAGTTTGAGTGCTGTTATGCTTCAAATCCACTAGGTGGAGCCAGCGTCATCATTCTAGAGCCTCAAGTTTAAGGAGAAAAAGAGCTTCAAATGTACaagtaattaaataaaagtacaaaacaGTCAAACCATTTGGAAGAGATATAAAATCctttattcatatataaatTACAAACTTAAGGTTTGGCAGGTGTTtggataaaaaatgtatttgtttccCTTTAATGTGGTGGATAAAGTTGCTGCTGTAATGTTTTACCTTAAAATATTGTGCATTAATAGTTCATctgtatttcacattaaaatttTCTGGATTTGTTTGGATTTCCAGGCCTGGACAGACTTGTGAGGTTAACAGGGTTTGTTGTTGATACTCATTAATAATTTGTGATGTGGGGCTTTGTATGGAGCTGTGAATACACCAGGTTGCAAGGTACCACGTCCATCTTCATCCACTTGACCCATGATAATGTAGTTGCCACCTAATaaacaaggaaataaaaacaaccagTGAAACTTATCAGTATCACATTAAAGATCTGTGGTGTacgtgagagtgtgtgagtctAAGACGTCCATACCTCTGCGGAGCACTGGGCACTTCTTGCACTGTGACACCAGCTTAACCGCCATGTTTTCTCCAACCTGTGTGATGGTTAGCCGGCCTGCTTTGTAGGCCTTAATGAGGGAGACGTTAATATTAAGACTGCCACGGGGCCCGGGAGTCATGGAGGTCACCTTCCCGGTTATCACTAGAAGAAGCACGGCTCAGTCAGAACGAAGCATTTGATTGGTTACTTGTCATAAATGTGAATGGTGGGAAACTTACCAAATTCACTGGTGCAGAAACTGGTCTTTATGGTTCCATCTCTTTTACAGGCTTTGGCACACAGTGGATTTTGAAGGACTAAAAGCATAAAGAATGTATGATTCAGATATTAACATCCTCTttgcatttacacacaaacatagttTGCACACATAGTAACTTCACCCACCAGGCTTCTTTCCATTTGGTCTTGTGACAGGCACCCTCCTGTCCTGACCACCTGTGGCTGTTCCACGGCCTCTCGTGGGCTTGACTGGTTTGGGTCTCTCGCTGGGCTCAGGTGCAGGAGGTGGCACATCTTTGGCAGTGGGGGCGGATGGCTTTGCAGTGGCAGCGGGGCGTTCACGTGCAGCAGGTTTAACAGCAGGTCTTGAAGGGATGGTTCTCGTATCAGATCCTGAGTGAACTTCTGTTAACTGAGTACCACGTGGAACGCTGGTATAGTGGGCCATGAATCCATCAGATACCACGCTGAGGTCAGACACAAACTGGACCAGTAGAACATTGCCAGTGCTGATAATGGGCCTACAgaggagacaggaagacagTAAGCTGGAATGTTGACTTTAAACTACTCCAAAGGTTAAACAAATATATGTCACTTACTGCGGGGCCTGATCGCCACAGTATTTTCCAATCAGGCGTGAATCATCTTTCTCTCCACCATTAAAGAATGCCACGTAGTCAAACCGACAATAAGAGTCAGCCTCCAAGAGGAACTTATCAAACTTTACCTGGATTACCTACTCcccaaacagaaacagagagattcATTACTCACAGAGAAGTTTTCTTTCAAATAACATATCTGCATGCTAGTTAAGAGTGAGCTGCAGACCATATCAGGCTCCACTGTGATAagccaggagcagctggttCCTGGAGGGTATTTCTTGTCAGGCCAGTTGGGAGTCGTGATCTCTCCCTGGGCTTTTGTTATCTTTCCCCCACAGAACTGTTGATCTAAAATGAGTCATAATAACACTCCATGAGGATACTGACTGAAGATAACAAGAGGCAGTAATCTGTGAAGTATGCAAAGTTGGCTTTCTGCTCATTAACTTTaagatgttttgtttgtttgcttgttttttacttttgcgGTTGGAATTGGGATGTTTGTTGATGTCTGGCTTATCTGGAAGTCGGACATCTAAATTGCACAGTTAAAAACTGGCACTGTTAATCTTGCTATTAAAAAGTATTAGATTAGATAGATTAAAAAGTATTCATGCAGGCAAGCAGGCTGGTCTGATCTGATCACAAATTTTAAATTCTGTCTTAAAGCAGTAGTCaagtgtccatatgaacagtgaaagaggttttcctcattGTAATCATTACTACTGTTTATACTggccattaaaagatccccttcaaatgtgctttcaatataAGTGATAAggggcaaaatccacagtgtgtcatCACAGTTAtcttgtgcaaaaatgcatttaaaagttgatatgaagcttatatgaggcttcagcagtctgagttatatctgccacatttacagtctttttagcatcaaattccctctttgtgtttcctcaaaCAGTGTTTCCCCACTGAGCTTTGGTAAAAGGATAGTGTCACAAAGGGACACTAATAGACTGGAATTTTACAAAAGAtatttacttgatttgactcattttggacAGCTAAAGCTTTATGTTATCTTCAAATAagttttttaatacatttttgaaataaGGGATGCTTGTAGATTTTGGCCTCCATTACCTACAATTAAAGTAAGTGCATTATGATGGTCAGTAAGATCAGGAGGTATGATTGCAGcaggaaaaacatatttcaatgtttattttggCACCTGAATGTTGTTTCAAGACAgatttgaataaatacaaaccCATCCTTTGAGAGTATCATTTAACTTAAATCCTGGGTAAACTATGTCTctgggaaaagaagacaggatggttTCCACTTTGACTTGTCAGCTACAATCTCGTACAGTGTGCTTtttgaataacttttttttttgtggtagGCATGAATCTCAATTATAGTCTGtttactttctttttaaaatatttgtagtcattttgaaaatgtattctttgTAATCTGGATCTATACACCACAAACATGTGGTGTCTTGTAAACAAGCTGGACATATTTGTAAacataacaatttaaaaaaaaaagaaaagacaaatcgTCATCATTACTCTAAAAGTAAGTGACCACCTACCATCTGCATATGGCTTGGTTCCACTGAAATAGGCCACAAAGCCTCTGCCCTGAGTCTCTCCATCAGATCCCATCTCTAGCATCatggtgttggtggtggagATGAGGGCACCAGGTCGGAAAGTTCCACAAAAGCGGCCCAGTTTTTGCACCAAGTTGGAATGACCATTGTAAACATCCAGATAGTCGTAGCGACACTGTGAGTCAGCTTCCAGGTCAAAAATGCGGAAGGAGAGCGTGACCACATTCCCCTCTGGGACCTAAAAAGCAGAGAGATTCTGTGAGTCACACGCTGAAGGACTGAGCAAGAAGGGAATCAGTATGTAGACATGTTGCAAGGTGAGTGACTCACGGTGATGCGCCATGTGCATCTGCTGTTAGGTTTGTAAAAGCTTGGGAACCCCTCGCTACCAACAAAGCCTGAGTCTGCAACCAAGTCTCCTCCACAGTAGAACACTGGCCTGTGAtgaagaaggcaggaagaaagtgAATGACCCAACACTCCATTACTGTATACTCCCAACGCCCAAGTATTTTACTTGACTTTAAGGAGCCTGAACTCCAACTCCAACTATTTGGCCACTGAGGTATTGCAAAATCCTACTGGAAAAATGGAGTGTGCTGTAGTCAACAACAATTTTCATCATCTGACTACAAGTTATTATCTATCATTTACAGGGTATAGATGTGTGTAGATGAGTCAAGACAAGAGTCAGAAGTCTAGTTAATCaaaacaatcatttttttttctttttagctctGCAGCAAAGCCTTGATGAGATGAGGATTGTCAACACAGACCCCCTTTAGTCATATGTTTCATCCCACTTATTAATTTAAGATTTATCTTGGGCTGATACTCAATTCATGATGAAGTAAGAATATAGTAATGCAACACTTTCAGCTGATACAATGGCAGTTATGTTTGGGATTACATTTGAGTTTAAACTATAAAGATGCAGAAAGATGGCAATTAACACACATATGTTTTTACCTCATATATAAGTGTGAACATAGGTTTAACATGAAGgttctgattttctttttcactttgtgtTGAACTGTGAAATGACAAAGGTTTGACTGAAGAAGTCAATGGGTTATAAGCCTGTAGATTTCTGCCTACAA from Scomber japonicus isolate fScoJap1 chromosome 13, fScoJap1.pri, whole genome shotgun sequence includes:
- the pcolcea gene encoding procollagen C-endopeptidase enhancer a, encoding MMHVGCVWGLSLFLSLSLGWTKAQETNYTRPVFYCGGDLVADSGFVGSEGFPSFYKPNSRCTWRITVPEGNVVTLSFRIFDLEADSQCRYDYLDVYNGHSNLVQKLGRFCGTFRPGALISTTNTMMLEMGSDGETQGRGFVAYFSGTKPYADDQQFCGGKITKAQGEITTPNWPDKKYPPGTSCSWLITVEPDMVIQVKFDKFLLEADSYCRFDYVAFFNGGEKDDSRLIGKYCGDQAPQPIISTGNVLLVQFVSDLSVVSDGFMAHYTSVPRGTQLTEVHSGSDTRTIPSRPAVKPAARERPAATAKPSAPTAKDVPPPAPEPSERPKPVKPTRGRGTATGGQDRRVPVTRPNGKKPVLQNPLCAKACKRDGTIKTSFCTSEFVITGKVTSMTPGPRGSLNINVSLIKAYKAGRLTITQVGENMAVKLVSQCKKCPVLRRGGNYIIMGQVDEDGRGTLQPGVFTAPYKAPHHKLLMSINNKPC